Genomic DNA from Tepidibacillus fermentans:
GTTAATAAATCAATGGAGACAAGATAAGTTAATTGTTTTCCATCTAGCCCCAACGCACCACCAACAATCAGTGGCACAATTACTGCCCCGGCATACATAGCCAGAACATGTTGTAAACCTAAAGAAAAAATTTTCATCGGATTCTGTTTCATTGGTTCTCCCCATTTCTATTTGATTTTTTATTATTATTTTGTTATCTCTGAAGAACTTCTTCAGTAACAAATTGAATCTGTTGGTTTTTTAGCGATAGAATTCGAGCTAACGATTCAACGTGATATCCCGCATTTTCCAGCTTTTCACGACCAATTTGGAATGACTTTTCGATAACAATACCAACTCCAATCACTTCTGCCCCTGTCTGCTCAATAAGTCGAATCAACCCTAGTGATGCCTCGCCGTTTGCAAGAAAATCATCAATAATTAACACTTTGTCATTAGCATTCACGAACTTTTTCGAAACCGCGATCGTGTTGGTCTCTTGTTTCGTGTAAGAGAATACCTCAGCAGTCACTACATCTTGGTTTTGCAGCGTCAAGGAATTCTTTTTTCTTGCAAAAATAAGTGGTACTCCTAATGCCAAAGCTGTCATCAATGCTGGTGCAATCCCTGAAGATTCTAAGGTCAAAACTTTAGTTATCACTTGGTTTTTGAACCTATTTGCAAATTCATCTCCGATTTCCTTCATTAAAAATGGATCTACTTGATGGTTGAGAAAAGAATCGACTTTTAGGACATTTTCGGATAATACGCGACCGTCATTTAAAATTTTTTGCTTTAACTTTTCCAATGACTTTCCCCCCATTGTCGATAATCGATCGATAATAAACACAAAAAACTTGAACAACAGCAAAATGAGTGAGCTGTCATTCAAGTTTTACACTGAAGACAATAGACAAGTAAGCCTGAAAATATACTAATTTCAGATAAACTTATCCCCTCACTCATAGTCGACCATTTACGGTGGTCGGTAGAAACTTGAAGCCATATCCTTCAATTATATGAGTGTATAATATTTAACTTTTTATTTAAGACGAATTATACTTTATTTTTTCAGAAAAGAAAACTCCTATTTCGATAATAAATGCGAATAATTTTATATAATATATAAGTTAATGTTCGTAATTATTGTAATTCTAATAAAAAAATACAGGCAATTCAATATACCTGTATTGTGAAAAGTTAATCCTCATTAAATACCTTCAATAAGGCTATTTATCTTCTTTCATTATTTAGTATTAATAATATAGAGGCAATATTATGAAAAAGACAGAATCAAGCAGTATAGCAAAGAAACAGCTAGAGTAATTGAACTAATTT
This window encodes:
- a CDS encoding xanthine phosphoribosyltransferase, with product MEKLKQKILNDGRVLSENVLKVDSFLNHQVDPFLMKEIGDEFANRFKNQVITKVLTLESSGIAPALMTALALGVPLIFARKKNSLTLQNQDVVTAEVFSYTKQETNTIAVSKKFVNANDKVLIIDDFLANGEASLGLIRLIEQTGAEVIGVGIVIEKSFQIGREKLENAGYHVESLARILSLKNQQIQFVTEEVLQR